GTTAGCTTAGTTCACCAAAGGCCAGGAAtaacacaagcaaacactgaGATTAGTACCTAATTCTGTCCTTTATAAGTGGATATGCATGCCATTAGAGAGTCTGTAGTACtaaaagtgtatgtgtgtgtgtgtgtgtgtgtgtgtgagtgggtgtcAAAGAAGACAGCTTTGatagccaaaacacacactgtcctaGTCCTTGCTCTAAATTTATGTGTGCTGTTGTCAATCTCCAAACTGTAGGAggactaataataaaaaaaacccagtcATGCCAAGTTGAGCTAGCTTATTGACACTCAAAGATTATTAACACATACTAACACTTGGCAGACAATTCCCAAACGGCTGCTTTTGTGTGAAATGCATAAAAGCAGAACCTTTCAGTTTCCCTGAATTTACTCTTATTTCCATTTCATAAAGTGACCTACGGAAATTTCCAAAAGAATGTAATTGGAAATATGCAACTGCATCCATATTGAAAATCTAAGGTAGATGGACATCACAGTCAAAGGCCACCAGATCTGCATTGCTGGTTTTCTCTCGACTCAGTTAGCTTACAAGCTAATCTCATCACCCCTGAGCCCTAATGCAATTAAATCTGATTCTCTCCCTCACTCGTCTCATTCATCCCCAGGATTTATCATGGCTCATTGCATAAGAATGATTAAGTGCAGTCATCTCAAACATCTAAATATTTTCCCTCTCAGCTGTGGCATAtccaaaaggttaaaaaaaaaaactttacacaCCATACACTTCAAATATTAGATGATTGAATGGATTTAAATGCATTGCCGTAAAATCCTGTATTATTCATGATGTTCATGGTCCCAAGAAGATAGATCCACTTGATTCCCTGAGTTTTCTTGTCATGGTACCATGAGGTTGATGTTTTCGGCTTTTAGAGAAATAGCTACAGTTATAGTTAGTTTCAGCTCAGTATTCTATACAATCTCCTCCAATGAAACTGATTAGAAAACTTAGCCCTCTGTGCTTGTAACACACTCTGGATATTGGCCATCTTCACAATTAGACCCCAGACAGTTCTAATCCACTCTCGTATTGAACACCAAAGGCTGTGTGCTCAGGCCCCTTCTGGTTTATGGATGACAACATTATTATCAGCCAAATTACAAACAATGATAAGAATTAATATTGTGAGGAAAGTAACAATTTTGCAGGATGgtgcacagaaaacaacatgCTGTCCAACATCCCCAAAACCAAGAAGATGATCACCAATtttaggaaaaagaaaaacacataccCCTATTTACATTAATCGAGGTGACATTCTTTGTTTCCTAGGAATGTATATCCCAGAGTTCATACCGAGGAGCAATAGAAATCATCCCTTGCCCCTTGAACCATGATTGTCACAAAACttggtacagatattcatggtgaATCCCGATGACTCCCTTGACCAACTATGCACTATTAAATGTTCATCTAATGAACCACTCTTTGCATGGCTTTGTGGTCTTGTTTGTCGCTGTTACCGTACACTGCGAAAAGCCACAAACCTTTAGCCACCACTGAGCGTCTGTATTTGATATGAAAGATGAAAGCCATTGTaggttgttgtggagaaactgctgaagtcaaaggtcaatggtgaggtcaggaaggaagaaagtgttcaggagcctcagGTGTCTTacgctgtattatttattgacgcttgatcaaggagaattagagacactctcaaagttcatcagaagtgcctgagtcggtctcacattctgccccaactcatcctggtggattgactttaaaccccaagatagcaccacaaatactatatgcccagaattagtcaaagagaatgtttttacccatggaggtgttattgtcagcatattctagtctagagacacagatgtctgtttatgcagattggaacgtcatCAGCAcgctatctattatgtctaggaaggcagcaataggtctcgtcgaccctggccaccacagtgttgagatagactggcacctactgttttcaaccaaagccaaacaactaatactgctgaggacctcacagcccacacgtgacctcctgtaacctaaggatagaaaattccataacatagGTCATTAGTAAAACTGAATAACAATGTCACAACAACATTAAGATATCCCAAACTCTTAATTGTTCCCTAAGTAGTATTTCCTCCTTTGCCACTCTTTCATGTTTGTGTAGATGGCAAGGTTATATTTGAATTGAAGGAAGCTTGTTGGAGACTGACAGTGTGGTATGAAGCATTTAGCACCAGTTATCTTCAGAAACAGATCAAGGCCATTTCCTGGGGTAGACAATTGTCGAATTGTTGTTGCATTGAACAGTCTACCTCACCATTGACAATGAAAAGACCTTGCAGTGGAAATGCTGATTAATCCACATGAGCCCCCAATGTTCTTCAAAAAAGGAGAggctttgggttttttttttcttgtgactCTGAACACCACTGATGAAAGGATTTTAGTAACGCTTCACATTGTACCGCACAAAGCTGTTGAAATCTagttttcactgattttgtAGTCAGCATCCATTTCACGCAGTAACTGAGCCTCTCTGGATTACACAGACTAGTAAGTCTTAACAAAGTCATTGATGCATGGAGGAGTTGGGCGGCTTGATGGTTGGATGCTTTATGTGTTATATGGGCAAAGCACCAAATGACCCGACTCACAGAATACcaatgtgtgtgtcctgtacaGTGTGCGGCTGTGACCTCGCCCAGGGGGGTTTCTTCATGAAGAATGGAGAATATCTGTGTACGCTAGACTACCAACGCATGCACGGCACTCGCTGCAATGGCTGTGGTGACTTTGTGGAGGGGGAAGTGGTCACTGCCCTGGGCAAGACCTATCACCCTGCCTGCTTCGTCTGCACCATCTGCAAGTAAGACACACAGCCTCATTTTACACAAGCTGATAAACAACAGATCAACCAACACTTTATTTCACTCTAGAAATACTATAATTGCATTGCAGGATACACCGctatttatttttggaaaacTATTTGCACACAGGTCTTACCAACATAAAGCCAAATGAAGCCttcaaagagagaaaacagtgacATACCTATTTAAAGAAGTCTGGAAAATGCTGgaaatatcaataataatttaatagGAAACAGAGCTTGAAAGTATCTCAGTCTTCCTGATTGAATTTGTGCTTAAAACATATCTCTGGCCAACGTCACTTAAATGTTCTCATTGGTGTTCATTATATCAATCGATTCTGACCAAAATCTCCACAAAGTAGCTCTGTGGAGTTACTTTCCTGCATGTGTACAGATCCTTTAAATGTAGTCATAATGAAATTCTGCTCAGAATCATGtgaatgataatataataataataattgtgatgAACAAAGTTGGCAGCAATTTAATTTGACAGTGTACCATGTACCATGAGGTGTGTGTCATGCCTGGGTCATCTGACTAAATGGCCTCCTCAGGCACATGGTGTTGATGCACATCCACATCATCAGGTCCTGTCATTTTAAGCCCCATCAGACAGGCTGGAAGCCACAGTTAATACACTTTTACATTTACCGCAGCTCATGTTTTGTTGACCAATTGTTGATGTCACCCTGCTTCCAGACGACCGTTCCCTGCCGGGGACAGGGTGACCTTTAATGGGAAGGACTGTCTGTGTCAATACTGTGTCGAGCCCATGTCTCCAGGACCAAAGGACATCCTGGGCTCTAGTAGTAAGTAGACATCGTCTgttaaacacatgcacacagatttATTACACAGGAAGACATTATTATTCACATGATGCTATTTTGGCTTCCACAGAgaaatggctttttaaaaaagtgaaagtggAATACTTGaagaaatctttaaaacatttcagaaaaacaacttAATAAAAGTTTGGAAGAACAAGCTTCCAGAAATGATTCATGCATGACATTTAGTGTAACTGtgatatttctgctgtgaaaaatatCTTTCAGGTCTACATCAGTCATCTTGCCCACACATTATTAGCATAATTCTAATTGAATACCGTCCAAAAGGTTCAAATCActtcaaaagtttaaaacttATAAACATAGGATCATGAACATTAACCTCATCAGTCATTGCAAACTTGTGCCAAACACTGCTCAAACCAATATCACTTAACCAATACTAAAAGAGAAGGTTTTCACAGTTCCAAAAATGTCAGACTGAAcgttgttgttcttgttgtttaaAACCAACCACAATACATCcacaaatatttctgttttatgaaATGGTGTTGCTGCAAAACAGTCTTGGGTTTGAAAAGTTCACTCAATAATACCTTCTAGAgacttaaaggaatagtttaacatttGGGGAAAATGTGCTAACATATGACAGTAAAGTATAGCAGAAGATACTTTGCAAGGAGCACTCCTGCAACCCAGTTAAGCTTGAAGACTGAATGATGTAGAGGTATCATTCAGGGAGTTCCTccaactctctctcctcttctctttaatCGCAGCAGTGTTCGACCAGCCATGCTCCTTTATGAATAACACCAAGATAGGCCTTGCTAAATAATGCATGGCCATGCATTTCCATTGCTCTATCACAGAGAATGTGCAGCCCTCAAACCCCTCATCTTCCAACTCCTCTTCTCATCATCCCTCTTTCACTTTCCTCTTGTCCTCTTCCTGttcttgctctctttctttctcccactcTCTCACCCCCACTAGTCTCTCTGTTGGCGTTTGAAGAGCTTTTAGACAAGGTCACCTATAAATAAGGCATGCTGATTCTCCTCACGTCATCATTGCAACCTCGTTATGCCTTATGGAGTTATCATCCCCTGTGGTTGCAGTGGGCTCTGTGTTGCTTTCATCCTCTATTCATTAAAGAAGAGATGACAAGATGATTGTTCTTTGTAGAACCTCTTACACTTTTAGAGAATCCTACTAGTATATGGATGAAGCTTTTAAAGCAATGGTAAGAAAGATGTGGATGATAGAAAGAGACAGCTGTCAGGACATTGTTAGTTACCCTCTATCACCATCTAGTGTCTTGGGTCATAGCTGACAACTCTGAATGCAATAATTTACCCCCCGGTTAATATTGTGAGCCCATTAAAGAGCCCATAAAACTGTATATATGTGCTTTTAAATACCAAAAGCCATCTCAATGTAGTTTTACATTTCCTCTCTTAGGCTTCCCTCAAGGGCCCCAGCAAGAACAGGTCATTCtgtgttgtggtttgtttttgttaatattaatgagcctCTCTTCTGATTGCCTGACTCTTTTCTGAGTGATGCATGCTCAACAGACAGTTGTGTGGGCTGTGGTGGGAGCATGGCTGAGGGCGATAACTGTATAGTTGTGACATCAAAATCTTATGGAAATCCTGATGGCTTGTTTAAGGGCACTATACTGAATACAGGCTGTGTACATTTCTCCATGGATTGAGCATTTTGATACTATCACAGATTTTATATATGACCTAGACCTGCttcataacaaaaaaatatatagaaatttAACTTTCTacaatatgggacctttaaagGCTGTATGTAATTCACTCTACAGGTATTTCCTTGGtctctttttgtattttcttctagttttcttttcttctaccacttttatttcttttttaagccatgctacttttgtttttcacagattGTGCAGGATGTGGTCGAGACATTAAAAACGGGCAGGCTCTTTTAGCACTGGACAGACAGTGGCATCTGGGCTGTTTTAAGTGTAAGGCCTGCAGCAAAGTGCTGACTGGGGAGTACATCAGCAAGTAAGCAGCTCATATCCCCTATAATTACAGGCTGCATAAGGTCCACATACAATATGATATTTTACTGCCAAGTCCCTGGTGTTGAGATATGCCTCTCTCCACTCAGGGATGGCGCCCCCTACTGTGAGAAGGACTATCAGATCCATTTTGGAGTTCAGTGTGAGGCGTGTCATCAGTTCATTACAGGGAAGGTGCTCgaggtaagacacacacatccCACTCTTCAACGTTAACAACCCTCTGATTGGCTCCCCAGCGCAGACAGATGTTTCTCTGTACAGCCAGCTATCTGATGTGGAATTTATAATATGCATCTGTAAACAGACAATTAAGGTTACACCTAGATTTCTTGTGAATCCTGCTTAAGGTAAGTTTGAAAGATTTCTAAAGGACCAAATATTTTCACTTGAATTTGAGTCCTTAAGGTTCATTTAGGAACTACAAGTACAGCAGATACATATGGAAAGTATGCTCACACTTTATGTGGATTTACATATTGCACGTAGGAATACGTTCATTGTTAAGACATTTTGTTGTAGTTGCTTGTAATATCTATATTATGCTTCCCATATGAAATTGTAAAATGTAGTCTTATAATCTGCAGTGTAATCTTGTCACTGACATGACTGTAGTAACTAAAAGATGAATTCTTAGCAGATTTTTCCAACTCTGCCTAAATAAACATGCTTGTGCATACTCAATACAAGCTTGCTCTGCTgcaaattatataaatattacataagACACCTAATGTGATTTGACATTTAGGAAGTGATCATTATTCATTAATGCTGTATGTCATGCAGCTGTTATGAAACTCTTATCAACATTGCCTGAGCCGAGTTTATCAGCTGCACCTCTGTCCTTGACACTCTCTCTGCTCACTGGTCTCTTGAACGAGTGCTATCCTGTTTGTCCTGCAGACACTGACCCAATCAGACACTGAGTTATGTGTCACTTAATAGTACGAAAATGTCACTGCTAGCCAGCCAGTCAGGCTTACAGTAATCCAGCACTAAGGCAGGCCTTTATGACAATAAGCAAAGGCCTCTGCATCTCCCCCCTGAGCTGCTGCCAGTGGATCCGTGGGGCCAAAGGCATCGCAGCCAGTCTGATAGTCAAATCAGTGACCCAAGACCCAGGTCAAATACTGTATAGCTCTTGGTGGGTTTGCATTTTGTCTGCGCCACTGGGAGTGCAATGTGAATGGCTTATTAAAGCAGGTGTAATTAATGCAGCTATTAAAAGTGGAGAGAAATAGGGAGAGTATTTAATGGCATACTACACATATAGCATAAGTACCTTTATTATCCCTGAGAGAgatattcatttttacattataCGTGAGGAGAGTGTTGGGTAGGAGGTTCTATGAAGTGTCTACTGTAGTCCCTTTGTAGACTTTTTAATATAGGAGAatgtaaaatgcaaatattagtCAGAGGCTCCATATCTCTGAGTGGCCACTTGCCAGCTGAAATGGCACTGAGGGTTTTTATACAGCATTTCATTTGGGTATTTATCACCCGGTCAAAAGCGCATAGGCTTCATAATGGTGCACTCTGAATACAAAGTGCCACATCAGTGTAGATGGAAATTCAGGTTCTCTAGCCTTCAGATCATTTTATCGGATTGCGTCGTGTGGGTTATCGCAAAGAGGAGCACTCAGATATCTGGAGCCAGGTTGACTGTGTCAAATAGGaacaaatatgaacaaaacaatCTTGCAATCTAAGGTCTAAAAGAATACAACTGGACTGTTTTTCACAATCCCACATAAACTGTGGAGAGACACTTTATTTACAGGAAGCCTGCACACCCGTTTGAGGGAAAAACATTCACTAACAGCTGCCCAGTGCCACAATTTCCTCAACATTTGTTATTGAAAGGTTGCGAAAGCAGTTACCGGCACACAGGATCTGATGAAACTATCCCTTGCACTATCAGAGTTTGGGTGTTAAAGGAAGGAAATGTAGCTATGGTGTATTTCCTGGAAGTCACGGCTCCGCTTCACTTGCTTTACTGCAGGCTTCATCGATCTTCATTTTCCTGTGATGTCAAGTCTGTCTTGTGCACTTTTCCAGGCGGGAGATAAGCACTACCACCCCAGCTGTGCGAGATGCAGCAGGTGCAATCAGATGTTCACAGAAGGAGAAGAGATGTATCTGCAAGGTGAGCAGACCTACCTGTACTGTCATTGGCGCATTCAAATGTCACTCTACTTTTGGTTAATTTTTAACTAAAACTGAATGATTGCAGTATGCATTAAGTATCGCTTAGGGACCTTTAAAAGTCCTGTGTTTTAGATTTAGGGtggtttatttacagaatatgcacaattattaattaattattagtgtataatcacctgaaaataaaaagtttgccCTGTTGAACCGTCATTTTTCTTCAGTAGCCTAGAACACACTAGCTTTAAAGTACGCATTTCACGTTTTTCGTGTGCTTTGATGCCACCATAGCTTCTCCTTCAcctgaggaaggagagggtgaggtgacaGGGTTGCAATCCAAgactactaaatcctacactctTTAAACTCACTAAATTTGTCACCCACTGTATATACAGCATACAGTATCCTCAAtatgaacatatttttattaataaaaaacaatctgtTTCAGGACATccttatgttgtttttaatgtattttctccctcttcctcatcAGGATCAACAGTCTGGCATCCTGGCTGCAAGAACACCACTAGAACAGAGGAAAGACACAGGGAGCGGGTAGGAATTTGGGTGTCACTGACTCCATTGTCCATGACTTTGTTTTGACTGAAAGCACCTTTCTGTTCATGTCCcatgacagtgttttactggGAAAGGTAGAAATTCGGAATATATAACAAGCGAACCTGCATAGGCTGTTATCGCTTCCTCGCTGAAATGTTAAACCTTAACCTACTGTGGTTTAAATTATTTGCCTATTGAGGCAgtgtggctttgtgtgtgtgtgtgtgtgcctttgcatgtgtgtgtgtgtgcgtggcgtatatatttttgttcatgtgCATATTTACATGTCGACATGTTCGCCTTGATGTATGTGTGAACTGTGAGTCGGGCTGGAGAAGCACAACCCCTGTGTGATGTCCTGTGAAcccccctctcccttcctccacAGCTATTGCCTCCGTCCCTCTTATTCctccaaaaaacagaaaggcagGTACTGTATTCGCTATTGGCTATGAGATGGCATCATCCTGTGTTCCACCATATACATAGGACACGATGCACTGTatgctgccatctgctggagaCAGCCTGCAGTgccctctctgtgtgtcatatGGAGCCATTCAGTCTTGTCTTTGAACACCTTAGACTACGCTCATATCAAGCATGAGACAAAGATGTGCACAAATTTGGAGGAGCAGACAATAGCACAGATGATGAATTTGTCTTTTCCAAAATCCCCATTTACCCATTAGGTGACAAACTCATTTAATTATGCTACATTCAGGCCTGCTGCTGCCATCCAAACTCTTCATTTCCCATAAACAGGCATGAGGTTCTTAAGAACATAAAATCACAGCGCTAAAGCACTCATTCACTTTGCAAATTAGCAAATGAATGACCTAATCATAAGACGACATGCTAGTATTTCAAAGTACTTCATGGAATTAATTAATGAAACGCAAATACAGGGTTTGCAATTCCCTCTCATCGCTCATACAGTATAAAAGCCAAACCAGTGTAATGTTGGAGTGCTTTGGGTAAAAATCACGGTGACATGCAGATGGCAGGGGGGCTGTGGATCATGGGAGAGACAGATGTTGTTGTGACTAACAGCCgcttatgtgtgttttcttttcacagccTACGAGGTCGTCATCCGAAAGTATTTGTTCCAGACCTGGTTCAAGCATACCTGGCTCACCGGGTCACACGATCTATGTAAGAAATGCTACGGACTTATATGTCTAAATAGATTGTTCTGATACAGATTATCTAGTCAGACATTCCCTTTTTGACAATTACACCTTGTTCAGTAATAGTAACTTTTGTTACAGTGGTAATCTCCATTtatccttgtgtgtgtatgcatgtgtgtctttatttgtctccCTAGGCAAAAGTAGACAATGAGATCCTTGATTACAGAGACCTAGCTGCCATTCCAAAAGTTAAAGCCATTTATGACATTGAGCGCCCTGATCTTATTACCTATGAACCTTTGTACACGACCTCCCtggatgagagagaggagagacgagagagTGTGGgagaggtaaacacacagaccGCATGCATCTTCTCCTGCATGCACGCCATCTTTGCACATACACTACTGTGCATTAAGAGAAATACTCCTCAAAGAAAGTTTTCCACTAGTATGATTTTCATTCCTCATGAAAAAGGATTCTTTACTGGTGGCATGAGATATTTCATGCTGTAAATAAAAGTCGCTATGCAGCACTGAACTTGTTTGTCCCTCACAGCTCCACGCTGCCAGGAGGGAGCGCTCCCCCTTGCCCGATGACAAGGTAAGATATGTCACAGTGTGCTGATGATgataaatgttacaaaatggcaaagaaaagaacagaggtGTTCATCATATAAAAGAGAAACCATGTGCGTTGTTGGTACAGCTTGCAAAAATGTGGACGATCAGCAAATAGTCCATTCTCAGTCCTGGTACAGAGTGGTGTTATTTAAAGCCTGATGCCACATCTGTTACCGCTGATGTATTTATGTCTGGCTCTCTGGGCTTCTTTTGCCTCCATGGAGCATTCTAATAACATCTACATAACCTTGTCTTGTTTCAAAGAATATGTTTAAAACAAAGTTATAATTCAGACTCGTTTGATTCTTCCTAGTCCTCAAGAAATATGTCGCCAACCCCACCCGGAGAGGTGAGAATATCATTTTGTCAAATTCACTGCCCCCCTGTATGCGATGTAAATGCTCTATGTATTCTCATTCATCCTAGCAGTTTGTGTAATAACATGCGTGTATGTGTTGCAGGGCTCTTACGACAGGAGGGAACGCATCCTCCAAAGGTCCACCAGTCAGGGCTCCATAGGATCACCAGTTTATAATCGCCATGGTTACACCCCCACATTGTCACGATCGCCACAGCATTTTCACAGGCCAGGTGAGTATTTAAAAAGACTGTTTTGAGTGTGTGCGTTTGTACGTGTTTGTTGGCGCATCTATATTGTTACAGTGTTTGTGATCAAATCAGTGATTTCAGGGTTTTTATGAGGTGAATCGATGAGATCTTTACTGgttcacagagcagcagcaaaacactgTGGATAAGTTCACTGACCCTCCACCTTAAGGTTCTCCCTTCCCACCTTCTGACCACTTTAAAGGGGAACTTCATCAAAATTGACTTTGGGTTGTTatgttattgatttttcttcttgtaaaaCTTTGTAACACTTGGTTTGACATTATGGACTCTTGCAGAATAACAACCTCAAACTCAATTTTGCACCTCTAACAGCACAATTTCTTTTTGCTATTCTTTCCATTAAAGaagtttgattttaaagtgGAATACTTTTCCTTGTTTCCCCTTGTTCATCTTAAATACGCCTTACCTCTCACTTgaggtgttttttatttcctcttttcaaCATTTGATTCCTGTATATCTTCCGTTTCTTTTGTCCCTCACCTTCTCACCTTCTATCTCCTCCTCCAAATCGTCCACCTCTGCTGCCTGGTCCTGGGGTTTTGTCCCCTGTCTcacaccctccctccctgcagAGGCTCTGACAGGCATGCAGAAGCTCTGCTCCTCCCTGTGCAGTAACAGTGTGGGCTCCAGAAATAGTGACTCCCGCCCCACCTCCCCTTTCAGACACCACTTCCTGCCCCATAGCCAAGGTAAGGGCCCCACTCCACTTTTCactgccccccctcccctcaaGGCAACACACCATTTCCATCATCACCTGGGATGTCACGTCCCGTCAGTGCCCCATCTGTCATTCTGGATCCATGGCCGATACTCATTCTCATTCTCTGCCATCCTGAATGGTCAAACCCATGTCTTGGTCAAACCCAGCCAAGGCACGGATTCTTCACTAACTTGCATGTACCTATTCGCCCTTTGTCTTAAACAACCTTTACCAAAATAGCTGAAGGGCgttttgtgtttgcagttttGCATGCTTAGGACTCCTTAGTAATCCAAATCCAGTATCCAAACTGACAGTTCTCCAAATGTTGTATGATGGATGACTCTTTTGCCTTGTCAGAATAAGTCTCTAGACTGTAGTAGACTTTAAGGCtgagaacaaaaagaaaggttTTGTAATATAAGTTTGCCGTTGCATGCTGAGTTGAACTTTTTAACCATGAGCTGTTATTGAAGCATGGATTTATATTACACAACAGACTAACTAAACATTGTATTTCATGACTCATAACACATCACTCAAGCATTTAATCTCGCTATTTTTAAACTCTGCTGGTTTGATGCGCTTAACATCTTGCACACGCAGCTCCATTAACGGCATCTTATCAAAACCAACCAGAATGTCTCCCATGTTCACAAAATGACTTCAGCTGATCCCGTTGGTCCCTGTGTGTTGCACCGTTCAGACTGTGGTTCCCCTAGTATCCCTGCTTATGTTCTGTTCTTGGTTCTTCTCACTGGAGGCACTGACCCGCCAAGTGGCCGGAGCTCCCCCCTCCCGCTCAGGCCCGACAGCCGGCCGGTCACCCCACCTCTCTCTCAGACCCCTAAACATTTCCACCTCCCAGGTAGGAGCTGGAGCGCACCCTGTCACTGCTCGTCCCTAGTTTCtcttctctatctatctatctatctatctatctatctatctatctatctatctatctatctatctatctatctatctatctatctatctatctatctatctatcatactCCATTTGGAATCAGCTTTtgctttttcccctcttctctcacaACTATACAGATGTATCACAGGAAAAGGCCGAAATTCAGTGTAATCCATCTGCGTCATTGCTTGGTTTTGAGATGTTTAATAgatttttcatttgtatattAGAGGCACTCTGTaaatgtctttctgtctgtatttaaatgttttcagatcAGGGGAGCAACATCTACAGAAAACCACCAATCTACAAACAACACGGTACCTTTCCTCTTATAGTATAGCCTGTTTTACAACAGTGAAAAATCTCTCTGTCTGAGTACTAATTCAGAGTAATACTCTAGTTAATTATGTTTGTTGATGGGctctttaatgtttctgttaatTAAGTGAACGTGTGTATTCATCTAACCATGTAGTCACCCTCAGTGTCAGTGTATGAGCACTGTTTGAAGTCTGTCTCCAatcctctcctgtctgtcctgtagCTTGTTTTACTGCAC
This genomic stretch from Larimichthys crocea isolate SSNF chromosome III, L_crocea_2.0, whole genome shotgun sequence harbors:
- the ablim1a gene encoding actin-binding LIM protein 1a isoform X3 — its product is MPYLNPNDYYLSERLNDFATVAHAQDTHHHSTEKPLIQCYKCGEPCKGEVLRVQNKHFHLKCFTCKVCGCDLAQGGFFMKNGEYLCTLDYQRMHGTRCNGCGDFVEGEVVTALGKTYHPACFVCTICKRPFPAGDRVTFNGKDCLCQYCVEPMSPGPKDILGSSNCAGCGRDIKNGQALLALDRQWHLGCFKCKACSKVLTGEYISKDGAPYCEKDYQIHFGVQCEACHQFITGKVLEAGDKHYHPSCARCSRCNQMFTEGEEMYLQGSTVWHPGCKNTTRTEERHRERLLPPSLLFLQKTERQPTRSSSESICSRPGSSIPGSPGHTIYAKVDNEILDYRDLAAIPKVKAIYDIERPDLITYEPLYTTSLDEREERRESVGELHAARRERSPLPDDKSSRNMSPTPPGEGSYDRRERILQRSTSQGSIGSPVYNRHGYTPTLSRSPQHFHRPEALTGMQKLCSSLCSNSVGSRNSDSRPTSPFRHHFLPHSQGTDPPSGRSSPLPLRPDSRPVTPPLSQTPKHFHLPDQGSNIYRKPPIYKQHDTAAIARQSKSADDIIRSATFPAAHAPSPDDSSRSEGDQWPYSLAVLGSEGRRRSREEDEEEALKRKQLQEEHLSKIQSGLGKLILKEEMEKEQIRERHARSLSAQRYDPKQTNCDADPTSPTKTNSLPGYGRNGLHRPQSTDFTQYNSYGDMCGGGREFQVYPYEMLMITSRGRAKLPRDVDRTRLERHLAPETFFDIFGMEIQEFDRLPLWKRNDMKKKAKLF
- the ablim1a gene encoding actin-binding LIM protein 1a isoform X6 encodes the protein MGERDTVKQEPGYDGLCNYAQKITSCFGLDVAHAQDTHHHSTEKPLIQCYKCGEPCKGEVLRVQNKHFHLKCFTCKVCGCDLAQGGFFMKNGEYLCTLDYQRMHGTRCNGCGDFVEGEVVTALGKTYHPACFVCTICKRPFPAGDRVTFNGKDCLCQYCVEPMSPGPKDILGSSNCAGCGRDIKNGQALLALDRQWHLGCFKCKACSKVLTGEYISKDGAPYCEKDYQIHFGVQCEACHQFITGKVLEAGDKHYHPSCARCSRCNQMFTEGEEMYLQGSTVWHPGCKNTTRTEERHRERLLPPSLLFLQKTERQPTRSSSESICSRPGSSIPGSPGHTIYAKVDNEILDYRDLAAIPKVKAIYDIERPDLITYEPLYTTSLDEREERRESVGELHAARRERSPLPDDKSSRNMSPTPPGEGSYDRRERILQRSTSQGSIGSPVYNRHGYTPTLSRSPQHFHRPEALTGMQKLCSSLCSNSVGSRNSDSRPTSPFRHHFLPHSQGTDPPSGRSSPLPLRPDSRPVTPPLSQTPKHFHLPDQGSNIYRKPPIYKQHDTAAIARQSKSADDIIRSATFPAAHAPSPDDSSRSEGDQWPYSLAVLGSEGRRRSREEDEEEALKRKQLQEEHLSKIQSGLGKLILKEEMEKEQIRERHARSLSAQRYDPKQTNCDADPTSPTKTNSLPGYGRNGLHRPQSTDFTQYNSYGDMCGGGREFQHIKDGRAALARMDRGVSMPNMLEPKVYPYEMLMITSRGRAKLPRDVDRTRLERHLAPETFFDIFGMEIQEFDRLPLWKRNDMKKKAKLF
- the ablim1a gene encoding actin-binding LIM protein 1a isoform X19; this translates as MGERDTVKQEPGYDGLCNYAQKITSCFGLDVAHAQDTHHHSTEKPLIQCYKCGEPCKGEVLRVQNKHFHLKCFTCKVCGCDLAQGGFFMKNGEYLCTLDYQRMHGTRCNGCGDFVEGEVVTALGKTYHPACFVCTICKRPFPAGDRVTFNGKDCLCQYCVEPMSPGPKDILGSSNCAGCGRDIKNGQALLALDRQWHLGCFKCKACSKVLTGEYISKDGAPYCEKDYQIHFGVQCEACHQFITGKVLEAGDKHYHPSCARCSRCNQMFTEGEEMYLQGSTVWHPGCKNTTRTEERHRERPTRSSSESICSRPGSSIPGSPGHTIYAKVDNEILDYRDLAAIPKVKAIYDIERPDLITYEPLYTTSLDEREERRESVGELHAARRERSPLPDDKSSRNMSPTPPGEGSYDRRERILQRSTSQGSIGSPVYNRHGYTPTLSRSPQHFHRPGTDPPSGRSSPLPLRPDSRPVTPPLSQTPKHFHLPDQGSNIYRKPPIYKQHDTAAIARQSKSADDIIRSATFPAAHAPSPDDSSRSEGDQWPYSLAVLGSEGRRRSREEDEEEALKRKQLQEEHLSKIQSGLGKLILKEEMEKEQIRERHARSLSAQRYDPKQTNCDADPTSPTKTNSLPGYGRNGLHRPQSTDFTQYNSYGDMCGGGREFQHIKDGRAALARMDRGVSMPNMLEPKVYPYEMLMITSRGRAKLPRDVDRTRLERHLAPETFFDIFGMEIQEFDRLPLWKRNDMKKKAKLF